One Fuerstiella marisgermanici DNA window includes the following coding sequences:
- a CDS encoding DUF1501 domain-containing protein: MSHNSQLFPCGRVANILSRREWLCRAGAGAGMIGLASLLAEENLLAAPEPASPSAPVTSFVPRQGHFPAKAKSIIWLFMEGAPSAVDMFDHKPELDKQDGATTDIQAFFGNPGPLMKSPFSFRQYGECGQKVCDQYTNVAKHVDKMAFIKSCYSESNDHVPAIYQINSGLPRPGFPTAGAWATYGLGSENQDLPGYVVMGNTQGAKGGPHNWGAGFLPSTFQGTLFRSQGTPVLNLNRQPQITKQDQRAQLDLMAKLNDEHMQRHTRDAEFANRMQSFELAFRMQKEATEVVDLSRETQDMHKLYGIDKPRSKSFGSKCLMARRLVESGVRFVQVYSDGEWDAHDNLEENHKHHCAATDVPVAGLLSDLEERGLLDSTLVIWGGEFGRMPISQNGKGRDHNPKGFMQWMAGAGIKGGVSYGETDEIGYEAVENPVSVNDLHATMLHLLGLDHERLTYSHNGRSYRLTDVAGKVIEEILA; this comes from the coding sequence ATGTCGCACAATTCTCAATTGTTTCCCTGCGGTCGCGTCGCAAACATACTCAGCCGCCGTGAGTGGCTTTGTCGAGCGGGCGCTGGGGCTGGAATGATCGGTCTGGCCAGCTTATTGGCCGAAGAAAATCTTCTGGCCGCACCAGAACCAGCTAGCCCTTCCGCTCCGGTGACTTCATTTGTTCCGCGGCAAGGCCACTTCCCCGCCAAAGCCAAGTCAATCATTTGGCTGTTCATGGAAGGTGCTCCCAGTGCTGTGGACATGTTCGACCACAAACCTGAGCTGGACAAACAAGATGGTGCCACCACGGATATCCAGGCATTCTTCGGCAACCCGGGACCGTTGATGAAGTCTCCGTTTTCGTTCAGGCAATATGGCGAATGCGGACAGAAGGTTTGCGACCAGTACACCAATGTCGCCAAACATGTCGACAAAATGGCGTTCATCAAATCGTGTTACAGCGAATCGAATGACCACGTCCCGGCGATCTATCAAATTAACAGCGGCCTGCCTCGTCCAGGCTTTCCCACCGCCGGAGCATGGGCGACCTATGGCCTGGGAAGTGAGAACCAGGATCTGCCCGGCTATGTTGTGATGGGCAACACTCAGGGCGCCAAAGGCGGTCCGCACAACTGGGGTGCTGGCTTTCTGCCTTCGACATTCCAGGGAACACTTTTCCGTTCTCAGGGCACGCCGGTGCTAAACCTTAACCGACAGCCACAGATCACGAAGCAGGACCAGCGTGCACAACTGGACTTGATGGCGAAGTTAAACGACGAACACATGCAGCGACACACGCGTGACGCTGAGTTTGCTAACCGGATGCAGTCGTTCGAACTGGCATTTCGCATGCAGAAAGAAGCCACCGAAGTTGTGGACCTTTCGCGAGAAACACAGGACATGCACAAGCTTTACGGGATCGACAAACCACGGTCCAAGTCGTTTGGATCCAAATGCCTGATGGCAAGAAGGCTGGTAGAAAGCGGCGTACGGTTTGTGCAGGTTTACAGCGACGGCGAATGGGACGCCCACGACAACCTGGAAGAAAATCACAAGCACCATTGTGCGGCGACAGACGTTCCCGTGGCTGGCCTTCTCTCCGACCTGGAAGAACGCGGACTACTCGATTCCACGCTCGTGATTTGGGGTGGCGAGTTTGGTCGCATGCCGATTTCCCAAAACGGCAAGGGGCGCGACCACAACCCCAAGGGCTTCATGCAGTGGATGGCCGGTGCGGGAATCAAAGGCGGCGTCAGCTATGGCGAGACTGACGAGATCGGGTACGAAGCCGTTGAAAACCCCGTCAGCGTTAATGACCTGCACGCCACCATGCTCCACCTGCTCGGTTTGGACCATGAGCGGCTGACATACTCTCACAACGGTCGCAGCTACCGACTCACCGATGTTGCCGGCAAGGTGATCGAGGAGATACTCGCCTGA
- a CDS encoding MarR family winged helix-turn-helix transcriptional regulator, whose product MKQSERPGFLISRLAYLFRLRVEDLLANNDSELSAEESALLMVLVESGQPLRRGEFAEIMMRDKTTITRQIDGLEAKGLVRRKRDPSDGRAFLISPTPKGTRQVSKILPDAEALRQRLKQGLTPEEWAIGMKAMSQMKDNLMASESNE is encoded by the coding sequence ATGAAGCAGTCGGAACGCCCCGGTTTTCTGATCAGTCGCCTGGCCTATCTTTTTCGGTTGCGCGTCGAAGACCTGCTGGCGAATAACGATTCGGAGCTTTCGGCGGAGGAGTCCGCCTTATTAATGGTGCTGGTCGAATCCGGCCAGCCGCTACGGCGTGGCGAGTTCGCCGAAATCATGATGCGCGACAAGACGACGATTACACGTCAGATCGACGGACTGGAAGCGAAGGGCCTTGTACGGCGAAAACGTGACCCAAGCGACGGCCGCGCATTTTTGATCTCACCCACCCCCAAGGGGACTCGCCAGGTCAGCAAGATACTGCCCGATGCAGAGGCCCTGCGACAACGCCTCAAGCAAGGCCTCACGCCGGAAGAATGGGCGATCGGCATGAAGGCCATGAGCCAGATGAAAGACAACCTAATGGCGTCGGAGTCAAACGAGTGA
- the folK gene encoding 2-amino-4-hydroxy-6-hydroxymethyldihydropteridine diphosphokinase, with translation MALTAIALGGNVGDTAERFEAAFAQIESLGNTVAKRSTFVGTPPMGESAGDPFLNAAALVETALPPQQFLQQLHQVEANLGRERSVHWGPRTLDLDLLLYDQQVIDSDAAVVPHPALWQRRFVLEPLREIASDWVHPVLQETIDQLFCRIDQRPLRFEIDGANVDPTRLDDLCHWCGQEFDRGDVSLTIAKAAVPPDNLFARIIVRDSGVVEPNRTQPRPHDSRTIEIAAAHAADATKLRTALNDIITAALG, from the coding sequence TTGGCTTTGACTGCGATCGCTTTGGGCGGAAACGTTGGCGACACAGCAGAACGATTTGAGGCAGCATTCGCTCAAATCGAATCGCTCGGCAACACAGTCGCAAAACGCAGCACGTTCGTTGGCACGCCGCCGATGGGCGAATCGGCCGGAGATCCGTTCCTGAATGCTGCAGCACTTGTTGAAACAGCGCTGCCGCCGCAGCAATTTCTGCAACAACTTCACCAGGTCGAAGCAAACTTGGGCCGAGAGCGTTCTGTCCACTGGGGGCCTCGGACACTGGACCTGGATCTGCTGTTGTACGATCAGCAAGTCATCGATTCGGATGCAGCGGTGGTCCCGCACCCCGCGTTATGGCAGCGACGTTTTGTATTGGAACCGTTACGCGAAATCGCGAGTGATTGGGTACATCCCGTTCTGCAGGAAACGATCGACCAGCTTTTTTGCCGCATCGACCAGCGACCATTACGATTCGAAATCGACGGAGCAAATGTAGACCCAACGCGGCTCGACGACCTCTGTCATTGGTGCGGGCAGGAATTCGATCGAGGTGACGTCTCCCTCACGATCGCGAAGGCGGCCGTTCCGCCGGACAACTTGTTCGCGCGGATCATCGTCCGAGATAGCGGCGTGGTTGAGCCCAACAGGACACAACCACGTCCGCATGACTCGCGGACGATCGAAATTGCAGCGGCGCATGCTGCCGACGCGACGAAATTACGGACCGCGTTGAACGACATCATTACGGCAGCTTTAGGGTGA
- a CDS encoding alkyl/aryl-sulfatase, translating to MHVPSKTACLLLCLTLTAAVANGQTQVDPDVALKMLNSQQQQFERQVVKVADNVFTAVGFHGANTSMIVGTDGIIIVDTLRGPSSAAKALEAFREYSDKPVKAIIYTHSHGDHIGGATAFAGANRPDIYATETFGSAEGVNKVVNPVKMKRNVRQFGRDLSAVERTNRGVAPAQTADGDGGKGFLPPNMLIPKEGLKTTIAGVDLEFHIGPGETDDAMFIWLPEEKVLFAGDNFYSSFPNLYAIRGTAYRDVLKWSESVAKMAEFQPHVLVPGHTMPTQGQETATAMLKDYSESIRSVYDQTVAGMNAGKGPDQLAHEVKLPEHLENKPYLIEFYGSVPHAVRAINSGLLGWYDGNPTTLNRLAPRTKAIKISKLAGGTQKLTEQMEAALAEEDYQWALELSDHLKWLDDADKQLARKVKIQALRGLAAREYNAPNRNYYLSYANELESGQLSEVWF from the coding sequence ATGCACGTCCCTTCAAAAACCGCCTGTCTGCTTTTATGTCTGACGCTAACCGCCGCAGTTGCGAACGGGCAAACTCAGGTCGATCCTGATGTCGCCTTGAAGATGCTTAATTCACAACAGCAGCAATTCGAGCGGCAGGTTGTGAAAGTCGCTGACAATGTCTTCACTGCCGTCGGTTTCCACGGAGCGAACACGTCGATGATTGTCGGCACCGACGGCATCATCATCGTTGACACGCTTCGAGGACCGTCGAGTGCGGCGAAAGCCCTCGAAGCTTTTCGTGAGTACAGCGACAAGCCGGTGAAGGCGATCATTTACACTCACAGCCACGGTGACCACATCGGTGGAGCCACGGCATTTGCAGGAGCGAACAGGCCGGATATCTACGCCACGGAGACTTTTGGATCTGCAGAAGGTGTGAATAAGGTCGTGAACCCGGTCAAGATGAAGCGAAATGTGCGGCAGTTTGGGCGAGACCTTTCTGCCGTTGAAAGGACCAATCGCGGAGTTGCCCCGGCACAGACTGCCGACGGCGATGGTGGAAAAGGGTTCCTGCCGCCGAACATGCTGATTCCGAAGGAGGGGCTTAAGACGACGATTGCAGGTGTCGACCTGGAATTCCACATTGGCCCAGGCGAAACCGACGACGCAATGTTCATCTGGCTTCCCGAAGAGAAGGTGTTGTTTGCCGGTGACAATTTCTACAGCTCGTTTCCGAATCTGTACGCGATTCGCGGTACGGCGTATCGAGACGTGCTGAAGTGGTCCGAAAGCGTCGCGAAGATGGCGGAGTTCCAGCCGCACGTCCTTGTTCCTGGACACACGATGCCCACGCAGGGACAGGAAACGGCGACCGCGATGTTGAAGGACTACAGCGAATCGATCCGCAGCGTGTATGACCAAACGGTCGCAGGTATGAACGCTGGCAAAGGCCCCGATCAGCTCGCACACGAAGTGAAGTTGCCCGAGCACTTGGAAAACAAACCGTACCTCATCGAATTCTATGGATCGGTGCCTCATGCGGTCCGAGCCATCAACTCAGGGTTGCTGGGGTGGTATGACGGGAATCCAACAACACTGAATCGGCTAGCCCCTCGTACCAAAGCCATCAAAATTTCCAAGCTGGCCGGCGGCACTCAAAAACTAACCGAACAGATGGAAGCCGCTCTGGCAGAAGAAGACTACCAGTGGGCGCTTGAGCTTTCGGACCATTTGAAATGGCTCGATGATGCAGACAAACAACTGGCTCGCAAGGTGAAGATTCAGGCACTGCGAGGCCTGGCGGCACGGGAATACAACGCGCCCAATCGCAACTACTATCTGAGTTATGCCAATGAGCTTGAGTCCGGCCAGTTGAGTGAAGTGTGGTTCTAA
- a CDS encoding Flp family type IVb pilin: MSFRRSIKKFIRESDAATATEYAVMLGLILAVLIVGLSSAGSGVSGWWTKIDTDLNSHGF, encoded by the coding sequence ATGTCATTCCGACGCTCAATCAAAAAATTTATTCGCGAGTCAGACGCCGCGACCGCGACGGAATACGCCGTGATGCTGGGCTTGATTTTGGCCGTGCTGATTGTCGGCCTCAGCTCTGCAGGAAGTGGCGTAAGCGGCTGGTGGACGAAAATCGATACTGATCTCAACAGCCACGGCTTCTAA
- a CDS encoding PSD1 and planctomycete cytochrome C domain-containing protein: protein MKQEIRTPNCLYWRIYMEFIPLTLPLNRSSSFFAICLAVLNSVAVAQNTEALAKANAAAPVTAAPSEPVDFVRDIQPILRDNCYECHAGTTEEGGLNLGVKAKALKGGDSDAPIVAGNSKKSLLIELVSGADEDRVMPPEGNKPLTEKQIDLLRKWIDQGAKWPDGADIADPKMDRAQTHWAFQRLQQIEVPTRHSNDNWSKSPIDHFILRQLRNAGLRPSTPATARTLVRRLYFDLIGLPPTPTQTAQFIDAHSKDPNTAVQSLVDELLDSPRHGERWGRHWLDVARYADSDGQESDRDRPHAYTYRDFVIEALNDDMPYDQFVRWQIAGDEFEPKNDAAVSATGFLTAGTAFKLPDSFLESERLMNRYNELDDVISTVGSGLLGITVACARCHDHKYDAFSAKDYYQLLGVFHSGDRVTAKLPSGKEGFFFKDFDAKRRTTWLFRRSDFYDREIELDLGFPAMLSAGVDADQYWQKAREAYSEFGEPQSTLQRRALANWITDTKHGGGALLARVIVNRVWHHHFGKGIVGTTGDFGVRGDEPSHPELLEYLTNDFVENGWKMKTLHRNILTSAVWQQASTRDASDERGSEIDPANSLLWRMAPLRLEVEIMRDAMLAVTNTLNLEAGGPGFKPYIAPEANLARNIQGEGYPKDAPDDATTRRRSVYMFHKRLIPYPMFQAFDRPDLMTSCARRQNTTVAPQAMVILNDRFVRTVSRDFANLLVQSQTDKTVPAESALQPIIEKAFEAAFSRLPTESETETSIQFIEAQAKVRAGREEQDPRIEALTDFCQSLFGLNEFIYVD, encoded by the coding sequence TTCCATTGACTCTTCCGTTAAATCGCAGCTCATCATTCTTCGCAATCTGCCTTGCCGTGCTGAATAGTGTCGCCGTTGCGCAGAACACTGAAGCACTGGCCAAAGCGAATGCCGCCGCGCCGGTAACTGCGGCGCCGTCAGAGCCGGTTGACTTTGTTCGTGATATTCAACCGATCCTGCGAGACAACTGTTACGAGTGCCATGCGGGAACGACGGAGGAGGGCGGCCTGAACCTGGGCGTGAAAGCCAAAGCGTTAAAGGGCGGCGACAGCGATGCTCCGATCGTTGCGGGCAACAGTAAAAAGAGTTTGCTGATTGAACTGGTCTCCGGCGCCGATGAAGATCGCGTGATGCCGCCGGAAGGAAATAAGCCGCTGACCGAAAAACAGATCGACCTCCTTCGCAAATGGATCGATCAGGGCGCGAAGTGGCCGGACGGCGCGGACATTGCTGATCCTAAAATGGATCGAGCCCAAACGCACTGGGCTTTTCAAAGACTCCAGCAAATTGAGGTACCGACGCGGCACTCCAATGACAACTGGTCCAAAAGCCCGATCGATCATTTCATACTACGGCAGCTTAGGAACGCAGGGCTCCGACCATCGACACCTGCCACCGCAAGAACACTGGTGCGGCGATTGTATTTTGATCTGATCGGGCTACCGCCAACTCCAACACAAACGGCTCAGTTCATTGACGCTCATTCGAAAGATCCCAATACGGCCGTTCAAAGTCTTGTCGACGAATTGTTGGATTCGCCCCGTCATGGTGAGCGATGGGGAAGGCACTGGCTGGATGTGGCTCGCTATGCAGACAGCGATGGGCAGGAATCCGACAGAGACCGTCCGCACGCTTACACCTATCGCGATTTTGTGATCGAGGCACTCAATGACGACATGCCGTACGACCAGTTTGTCCGCTGGCAAATCGCCGGTGACGAGTTCGAACCGAAGAATGATGCTGCGGTTTCGGCCACCGGATTCTTGACTGCTGGCACAGCCTTCAAGCTGCCCGATTCGTTCCTCGAAAGTGAGCGACTGATGAATCGGTACAACGAATTGGACGACGTGATCTCCACAGTGGGATCCGGCCTGCTGGGAATCACGGTCGCCTGTGCTCGCTGTCACGACCACAAGTACGACGCGTTTTCGGCGAAAGATTACTATCAATTACTGGGCGTCTTCCACAGCGGTGACCGAGTGACGGCCAAGCTACCCAGCGGGAAAGAAGGCTTCTTCTTCAAAGACTTTGACGCCAAGCGTCGGACCACATGGCTATTTCGTCGCAGCGATTTCTACGACCGTGAAATTGAACTCGACCTCGGTTTTCCCGCGATGCTGTCGGCCGGTGTGGACGCCGATCAATACTGGCAAAAGGCCAGAGAAGCCTACAGCGAATTCGGCGAACCTCAAAGTACATTGCAGCGCCGGGCTCTTGCCAACTGGATCACAGACACGAAACATGGCGGCGGCGCGTTGCTGGCGCGAGTTATCGTCAACCGCGTTTGGCATCATCATTTCGGAAAGGGAATCGTCGGCACCACAGGCGATTTTGGCGTTCGTGGTGACGAGCCATCGCACCCTGAATTGCTCGAATACCTGACCAACGATTTCGTCGAGAACGGCTGGAAAATGAAAACGCTGCACCGAAACATTCTAACCAGTGCCGTTTGGCAACAGGCCAGCACGCGCGACGCTTCGGACGAACGCGGATCGGAGATCGACCCAGCCAATAGTCTGCTGTGGCGAATGGCGCCGTTACGCCTTGAGGTTGAAATCATGCGTGACGCAATGCTCGCGGTCACGAACACTCTTAACCTTGAAGCTGGCGGCCCGGGATTCAAACCATACATCGCTCCCGAGGCCAACCTGGCCAGAAATATCCAGGGCGAGGGCTATCCCAAAGATGCACCGGACGACGCGACTACTCGGCGGCGAAGCGTCTATATGTTCCACAAGCGACTGATTCCTTATCCGATGTTTCAGGCGTTTGATCGCCCGGACTTAATGACCAGTTGTGCTCGCCGACAAAACACGACCGTCGCACCGCAAGCGATGGTGATCCTGAACGATCGCTTTGTTCGCACCGTGTCTCGTGACTTTGCAAACCTGCTGGTGCAAAGCCAAACCGATAAAACAGTTCCCGCAGAATCCGCGCTACAACCGATCATCGAGAAGGCATTCGAAGCCGCTTTCTCGCGATTGCCAACGGAAAGTGAAACGGAAACTTCAATCCAATTCATCGAAGCACAAGCCAAGGTCCGAGCGGGCCGCGAGGAACAGGATCCGCGCATCGAAGCGCTGACGGACTTTTGCCAGTCGCTGTTTGGGCTGAATGAATTTATCTACGTCGATTGA
- the pyrF gene encoding orotidine-5'-phosphate decarboxylase, translating to MPGYSERLHAKIEQLSTPALVGLDPRWDLLPAEIQDAANSQGGSKSEIQARAFERFCREIIDVVAGKVPAVKPQVAFFEQLGPPGMTALLSVMQHAREAGLIVIADAKRGDIGSTATAYADAWLAGEDSSAAPYPADALTINAYLGVDTLQPFIDAAVERNAGLYVLVRTSNPGAAVLQDRKEAGVKLFEAVADVVQSLNEQHWPQSQYGGLGAVVGATWPQELSELRQRMPSAPLLVPGYGSQGGTAADVAGAFDSKGLGGLINSSRAINFAYRNGEFADQFGEANWREAVAAATEKMIADLRTATP from the coding sequence ATGCCTGGTTATTCAGAACGGCTCCACGCCAAAATCGAACAACTGTCCACTCCCGCGCTCGTGGGCCTGGATCCTCGCTGGGACCTGCTGCCCGCGGAGATTCAGGACGCCGCCAATTCTCAGGGCGGATCAAAGTCCGAGATTCAGGCTCGCGCGTTCGAGCGGTTCTGTCGGGAGATCATTGATGTCGTCGCTGGAAAAGTGCCGGCCGTGAAACCGCAGGTGGCGTTCTTCGAACAACTCGGACCACCCGGCATGACAGCACTACTCAGCGTCATGCAGCACGCTCGGGAAGCGGGACTGATCGTCATCGCCGACGCCAAACGTGGCGACATCGGTTCGACTGCAACCGCGTATGCCGACGCATGGCTGGCCGGCGAAGACTCTTCCGCTGCCCCCTACCCCGCCGACGCACTCACGATCAACGCTTATCTCGGCGTGGACACGTTGCAGCCCTTCATCGATGCGGCAGTCGAACGGAATGCAGGTTTGTATGTCCTGGTCAGAACCAGCAATCCAGGAGCCGCCGTGTTGCAGGATCGTAAGGAAGCCGGCGTGAAACTGTTCGAAGCCGTTGCCGACGTCGTGCAATCGTTAAACGAACAGCACTGGCCACAATCCCAATACGGCGGACTTGGTGCCGTGGTCGGCGCGACATGGCCTCAGGAATTGTCAGAATTGCGTCAGCGCATGCCGTCGGCGCCGTTGTTGGTGCCTGGCTACGGCAGTCAGGGCGGAACGGCGGCTGACGTCGCCGGGGCATTCGACAGCAAGGGACTGGGTGGACTGATCAACAGTTCTCGAGCCATCAACTTCGCGTACCGCAATGGCGAGTTCGCAGATCAGTTTGGCGAAGCCAATTGGCGCGAAGCCGTCGCAGCAGCCACAGAGAAAATGATTGCCGACCTGCGAACGGCAACGCCATAG